Part of the Lusitaniella coriacea LEGE 07157 genome is shown below.
GTACTCTCGGCGCTCAACACTTGGGTGAAGGTTTTGAGTTCGTTGAGGGCGTAGTTCAGGTCGGTATTGTACTGTAGACCGATGTAATTCGGCGTTAAGCCCGCTAAATACTCGCGAACGTCGGGAATGCCGTTGTTGTCGAGATCTGCAAGGGGCGTGGTGTAATAGTCCAACGTGGGGGTCTGGGACTCTCCTACAATGCGGCAACTCGCCCCAATCTCTGGTGGGATTGGCAGCAGAGTTTGGTCTGCGATATTCTTCAGGTCATTGCGCTGGGGTCTATCGTTACCTTTTTAGTTGCGAAGTATCTCAAGCCTCAACCTTGGGTTTATGGATTGCTAGCCAATGGAGTATATCTCCTCTTTTTGGGGGTGAAGGCGCTATCATTGACGGTTCCGTTTCCCCTTTCTCCTTGGTTGCTCTCTTCGGTAGGACAGTACAATCCCTTTCCCTTACTTCCTTGGCTTTCGGTCTTCTTTTTGGGAGCATTTGCCTATAATGTACGCCAGCAAGCGTTCTGGTGGGCAATGGCTTATGGGGGATTGCTATTGAGTCAAATCCCTTGGTTTTTCTCTAGTGGATTTTGGGCGAAGATTCCGATGGGGGGAGGCTATTTTTTCCTGGGGTGCGCTTTGAGCTTGGGAGTATTGAGCCTATTGTGTCGCACTCGTCGGGTTTGGAATGCGTCTCATCCCTTGGTGTATTTGGGACAGCGTTCGCTATTGTTTCTGTTTGTGCTGGCACTGGTGGGGAAAGGATTGAAGGTGTTGGGCGTTGTCAGTGGGTTCGCTCCCCCTGGGAATGGATTGAGTGGGGTGTCGATTTGGTTGGTGGCGTTCGCCCTGTCGTTTTGGGGGATGAAGGGGATTGAGAGGATAAATTCTTGGTATTTTGAGCGCGTTTTTGAGCGTGTTTGGGTTTGGGGGGTGTTGTTGTTGGCGATTGTGCTGTTTCCGTTTGCCGCGCCGAGGGTTCCTTTGTTCGTGCAGTTGGGGGAATGTTTGTTGGGGATTGCTTTTGCTTGTAACTATCGACAGTTGACGCGCTGGATTAAGGGGCGCGCGATGGGGGAGGGGAGAGAGCTGGCGAGGGAGCGAGAGTCGGTGTTGCGGTCAGGGAAAGTGAGGTAGGCAATTGGCAGTGGGCAGTAGAAAACCATTCGTCCTCTTCACTACTGCCTACCTCGCCATCAATTACTTCAGGAGATAGGTCGGCATACCCAATTGGTAATTGGTCATTGCTCATTGGGTATTGTTTCTCTCACCACAGACATCAAACGCCTCCAAAGATTGAGCCGTGACTGACTGAACCAGCAGCGTCCCTAGCACCTCAATCTCCTCTATTTTCCCGACCAGCTCTCTGATTTCATCAGGAATTTCTTCAAAACGAACCTCAAGAATGCGGAGAATATCTTCTTGCCTTTGTGTTATCTGACCCTCTTGTCGCCCTTCCTGTCGGCCTTTCTCTTGCCAATCCGTTACAAATTGCATCATGCGCTCCTTTGTCGTTAAATCCATCCGTTCGAGTGCTTGTTTGAACTGTTCTTCTTCGTCTTCAGTTAAACGTAAATACGTGCCAATAAAACCCGATATAAACTCCATCTTCTCCGGATTTAACTCAAGGGTAGCAAGTAACCGCAAACACTCTGCTTTCACCTGAGCGCGATCGGAAGGAGCTATCCTCATTTTAGCCATGAGCGCCGAAGCAACCGGGTTCTCCCTCTGAAAGCTGTTACGCATTGAAATGGGGAACTAGACTGATGGAGGTGACTGGGAGACGGGGTGAGGAATTTACAGTTTTGGCAAAAATCGCTCGATACCCAGTTCAAATGCATCTTAGCTTACACCTCTGCCCCCTGCCGTCTGCCGTCTGCCAAAAGAAGGAGTGCAGATTGACCTGCACTCCAGTCGTTGCCTACAAATCCTTCTCAACCCGAACCGTCAGATGACTGCGCGTGACCGTCACATCAACGCGCCATCCCTGCGGCACGAGCCAATGAACCTGCTCCCGTTCCAAGACCATCTCCATCTGCTGCTTCAGCGCCTCTTCCTTTGACAGCAGAAGCTCTGCGGCACGAGCATAGGCTTCCTCTCGGAAATAGTCTTTCTGCTGGTAAGCATCCTCATCGAGAGCGTCCGAACGGATAAAATAGCTCTTCTCCAGCAGCTCGGCTAACCCCTCCGGCGTGACCTCGCTGCCAGAAACAACGCAAATCGTCACCCAATCGAGGAGATCCTAAAAAGGATCCCTCGCCACATAAACATCTGTTGCCCAGGAAATCACCTCACTACTGCCATCCGACTTCTGGACGGTTGCACTAACGGTAATCCCATCCACAACCAAAGAAGTCTCATTGGGATACCGCTGTCGCACCTGCTCTTCATTGAGGTCTTCCCCATCCATATTAATTGTGAAGGAAAACTCAGAAATGCTCGGTAAGCGGTCGTACCAGGAATAGCCCTTGTATGCCGATTCGGGACAGAGGGCTACATGGGGGAGATTCGCCCTTTTAAAGCTCCACCAGAAGACCTGTTGTCGGTCGGCATCCAATTCCCAAATATCGAGTAATAACGTATTGTCGCCAACCTCAACCTCTTTGACTGAACAATCGAGGTACAAGTCAGCAATCTCCGGCACAAACCGATTCAACTTCGCTTCAGCTTCAGGCAGCACGATTCCAAGACGAGCTGCGGTTTGCCACTCGTCAAATTGCAAGCGATGAGAAGCTTGAGTCCTCAAATAGCGGTAGATGATGCACCTCACCTCATCGTGTAGCTTTTTGAGAAACTCATTCTGTACGATGTCCTTTCTGGATGGAAGTACCAATTCCAATTCGGGACAGTCCACCACATCGACCAGCACCGTCAAGTTCTCAAAGCGAAAACTCACTTGAATCGTGTGAGGAAAGACGTGTTCTATCGCAATGCCGTAAAAATTCACCTTCAGAGCATAGGACCGACAGTGGGTAACGCCAATACGCAGCCCTCGCCATTCTTCAATGTAGAACGAACGGGCAAGAAAATCCTCTCGCTTCAACACCTCGCCCTCAAACGTGACG
Proteins encoded:
- a CDS encoding acyltransferase family protein — translated: MVCDILQVIALGSIVTFLVAKYLKPQPWVYGLLANGVYLLFLGVKALSLTVPFPLSPWLLSSVGQYNPFPLLPWLSVFFLGAFAYNVRQQAFWWAMAYGGLLLSQIPWFFSSGFWAKIPMGGGYFFLGCALSLGVLSLLCRTRRVWNASHPLVYLGQRSLLFLFVLALVGKGLKVLGVVSGFAPPGNGLSGVSIWLVAFALSFWGMKGIERINSWYFERVFERVWVWGVLLLAIVLFPFAAPRVPLFVQLGECLLGIAFACNYRQLTRWIKGRAMGEGRELARERESVLRSGKVR
- a CDS encoding RpnC/YadD family protein; the encoded protein is MRIAPSDRAQVKAECLRLLATLELNPEKMEFISGFIGTYLRLTEDEEEQFKQALERMDLTTKERMMQFVTDWQEKGRQEGRQEGQITQRQEDILRILEVRFEEIPDEIRELVGKIEEIEVLGTLLVQSVTAQSLEAFDVCGERNNTQ
- a CDS encoding ATP-binding protein; its protein translation is MSRRFERSQRIRARASQKALKKVTCLFNASLKDILQELLQNARRSGATEVAIVLLQSDERHRLSLSDNGHGLDDPAVLLTLGESEWSEEIAQGEDPAGMGFFSLANRGTEIHSNGWCVNLSPSHFQGEAEAEVSDSTRERGTEIVFPVTEAEISELQKVLEEVSFYYPLPVTFEGEVLKREDFLARSFYIEEWRGLRIGVTHCRSYALKVNFYGIAIEHVFPHTIQVSFRFENLTVLVDVVDCPELELVLPSRKDIVQNEFLKKLHDEVRCIIYRYLRTQASHRLQFDEWQTAARLGIVLPEAEAKLNRFVPEIADLYLDCSVKEVEVGDNTLLLDIWELDADRQQVFWWSFKRANLPHVALCPESAYKGYSWYDRLPSISEFSFTINMDGEDLNEEQVRQRYPNETSLVVDGITVSATVQKSDGSSEVISWATDVYVARDPF